One window of the Populus trichocarpa isolate Nisqually-1 chromosome 9, P.trichocarpa_v4.1, whole genome shotgun sequence genome contains the following:
- the LOC127905755 gene encoding protein DOWNY MILDEW RESISTANCE 6-like isoform X2 — MGEIDPEFIQETEYRPKFKTIEADEEIPVIDLSVSTPSDTKEVVSKIGEACKKWGFFQVINHGVPLELRQKIEKVAKEFFDQPMEEKRKVKRDEVNPMGYHDSEHTKNIRDWKEVFDFLVVDPTLIPASDDPDDKELRAMTNQWPHKPSEFRELCQEYTRQVEKLAFKLLELISLSLGLPADRLNGYFKDQISFARFNHYPPCPAPHLALGVGRHKDGGALTVLSQDDVGGLQIGRRSDGEWIPVKPIPDAFIINIGNCMQL; from the exons ATGGGAGAAATCGATCCAGAATTCATTCAAGAAACAGAATACAGGcctaaattcaaaacaatagaAGCTGATGAAGAAATCCCAGTTATTGATCTCTCTGTTTCCACTCCTAGTGACACAAAAGAAGTTGTGTCAAAGATTGGAGAAGCGTGCAAGAAGTGGGGATTTTTTCAAGTGATCAATCATGGGGTACCGTTGGAACTAAGGCAAAAGATAGAGAAGGTAGCAAAAGAATTCTTTGATCAACCGATGGAGGAAAAACGGAAGGTGAAGAGAGATGAGGTGAATCCTATGGGGTATCATGATAGTGAGCACACCAAAAATATTAGGGACTGGAAGGAGGTTTTTGACTTCTTGGTGGTAGATCCAACTTTAATTCCTGCCTCTGATGATCCTGATGATAAAGAGCTAAGGGCTATGACTAATCAATGGCCACACAAACCTTCTGAATTCAg GGAGCTGTGCCAAGAATATACAAGACAGGTGGAAAAACTAGCTTTCAAGTTGCTGGAGCTTATCTCTTTGAGCTTAGGGTTGCCTGCTGATAGGTTAAATGGTTACTTCAAAGACCAAATCAGCTTTGCTAGGTTCAACCATTACCCTCCTTGTCCTGCACCCCACCTAGCTCTTGGTGTAGGTAGGCACAAGGATGGAGGTGCCTTGACGGTCTTATCCCAAGATGATGTTGGAGGGCTGCAAATAGGCCGCAGATCAGATGGAGAATGGATCCCTGTTAAACCAATTCCAGATGCCTTTATCATCAATATTGGTAATTGTATGCAG CTGTAG
- the LOC7456413 gene encoding protein DMR6-LIKE OXYGENASE 2 isoform X1, protein MGDLDLSFIQDLENRPNVKVIEPEEVPVIDFFTSSHGDTKEIVSEIGNACRKWGFFQVINHGVPLELSKRMVKMAKEFFDQPIEEKKKVKRDEGNSMGYHDREHTKNVRDWKEVFDFSLEDPRLVPAMDNLDDQELRTISNRWPQYPTEFRKACQEYSREVEKLGYRLLKLVSLSLGLPANRLNGYFIDQTSLCRINHYPPCPNPSLALGVGRHKDFSALTVLAQDDVGGLEIRRKSDGEWIPVKPIPDAFIVNVGDIIQVWSNDTYESVEHRVVVNTEKERFSIPVLLLPAHHVNIEPLEELLNEQNPAKYQRYNWGKFYASRIRGDYKKRDVENIQIHHLKK, encoded by the exons ATGGGAGATTTAGATTTGTCCTTCATTCAAGATCTTGAAAACAGGCCTAATGTCAAAGTCATAGAACCTGAGGAAGTCCCGGTAATCGATTTCTTCACTTCAAGCCACGGAGACACCAAAGAAATTGTCTCAGAGATAGGAAATGCATGCAGGAAGTGGGGATTCTTTCAAGTAATTAACCATGGTGTACCTCTAGAGTTATCTAAAAGAATGGTGAAGATGGCGAAAGAGTTCTTTGATCAACCAatcgaggaaaaaaagaaggtgaAGCGAGACGAAGGGAATTCTATGGGGTATCATGATAGGGAGCACACTAAGAATGTTAGGGACTGGAAGGAAGTGTTTGATTTCTCACTGGAAGATCCTAGACTTGTCCCAGCCATGGATAACCTAGATGATCAGGAATTGAGGACCATAAGTAATCGTTGGCCTCAGTACCCTACTGAATTTAG GAAAGCATGTCAGGAGTATTCTCGAGAAGTGGAGAAGCTTGGTTATAGGCTGTTGAAACTTGTTTCTTTGAGCTTAGGCTTGCCTGCTAACAGGCTAAATGGCTACTTCATTGACCAAACCAGCCTCTGTAGGATAAATCACTATCCTCCTTGCCCTAACCCCAGCCTAGCTCTTGGGGTTGGTCGACACAAAGATTTCAGTGCCTTAACTGTCCTTGCTCAGGATGATGTTGGAGGATTGGAAATAAGACGAAAATCAGACGGTGAATGGATACCAGTTAAGCCAATTCCAGATGCATTTATCGTTAATGTCGGCGACATTATTCAG GTTTGGAGTAACGACACCTATGAGAGTGTGGAGCACAGGGTGGTAGTGAACACTGAGAAGGAAAGGTTCTCAATTCCAGTACTACTCTTACCTGCTCACCATGTCAACATCGAGCCACTGGAAGAGCTACTTAATGAGCAGAACCCTGCCAAATACCAACGATATAATTGGGGGAAGTTCTATGCTAGCAGAATCCGCGGTGATTACAAGAAACGGGATGTAGAAAATAtccaaattcatcatttgaaaaaGTAA
- the LOC7456412 gene encoding two-component response regulator 24, with protein sequence MATSNGRTKITALVVDDDRIIKTIHSKLLSKLGIENQVAANGEEAVDLHCSGKKFDLIVMDRDMPIMNGIEATRELRALGIRSIIVGVSTRSLEQEIQEFMDAGLDDYQEKPLTSSKVISILHKINHNS encoded by the exons ATGGCAACAAGCAATGGCAGAACCAAGATAACTGCACTTGTTGTCGATGATGATAGAATCATTAAAACCATTCATAGTAAGCTCTTGAGTAAGTTGGGAATCGAAAACCAGGTTGCTGCCAATGGAGAGGAAGCTGTTGACCTCCATTGTTCAGGCAAAAAGTTTGACCTCATTGTGATGGACAGGGACATGCCTATCATGAATGGGATTGAG GCAACAAGGGAACTCCGTGCCCTGGGCATACGTAGCATTATTGTAGGCGTATCAACACGTTCCCTCGAGCAAGAAATACAAGAATTTATGGATGCTGGCCTAGATGATTATCAGGAGAAGCCTTTGACAAGTTCTAAGGTCATCTCCATCCTCCATAAGATCAACCACAATAGCTGA
- the LOC7457514 gene encoding uncharacterized protein LOC7457514, which produces MEDGINPQIKEDKEEPQEEEKHEGSQTSSGWGGWGFSAFSVLSDLQKKAEEISRNAAVVAEKAAKSITDLNIAEDSESSKGEPEEEESASDKETKGEETEDDKLRKSTLEKLEKASEDSILGQGLKVLDHSVENLASGAWQALGSAWKGGSNLVQKLENSAVNLADSIQQGSLPGSAGSVAPSLLETGKAFTAKGMQVLEYVGKETMDLLITETGIEVEKNTKNSEKGADEDHLLEEMTFDRCFYIYGGPEQLEELEALSNHYALLFNRRKAKLSSEEKSAYDGKLKLVQQIFSLSTEMDAAEFEKGKKIESATEGSSDEMKNLHDSSVSKAADMAAGFTNALAGQAVNDIIQRTAGRLETLHSEGVHRLSEMCCSAVSQLLMLGKSVISNANKVQQEDADGDIVDIDWPEDSVEKAKVMRTKARSMAGYVEAVSNSFITGISDVAEAYAAAINGATADSHENFQQSSIQDKVNAFSELLRTDRTTAVSKIQDGLQYLSYVVISTSMPAA; this is translated from the exons ATGGAAGATGGCATAAACCCTCAAATTaaagaagataaagaagaaccccaagaagaagaaaaacatgagGGATCACAAACAAGCAGTGGATGGGGAGGGTGGGGTTTCTCTGCTTTCTCTGTTTTATCAGATCTTCAAAAGAAAGCTGAAGAGATCTCTCGCAAT GCTGCTGTGGTTGCAGAAAAGGCAGCAAAGAGCATCACAGATTTGAATATTGCTGAGGACTCAGAATCTTCAAAAGGGGAGCCAGAGGAAGAAGAATCTGCAAGTGATAAGGAAACCAAAGGTGAGGAAACTGAAGATGACAAGCTTCGGAAATCTACTTTGGAGAAATTGGAAAAAGCAAGTGAGGATTCCATCCTTGGCCAG GGCTTGAAGGTTCTTGATCACTCTGTGGAGAATTTGGCTTCAGGAGCTTGGCAGGCATTAGGAAGTGCATGGAAAGGGGGTTCTAATCTGGTTCAAAA GCTTGAGAATTCTGCTGTGAACCTTGCGGATTCAATTCAGCAAGGTAGCTTACCAGGATCAGCCGGTTCAGTTGCACCATCCTTACTTGAG ACTGGAAAAGCTTTTACAGCAAAGGGAATGCAAGTACTTGAATATGTAGGCAAGGAAACCATGGATCTACTGATCACAGAGACTGGTATTGAAGTTGAGAAAAACACTAAGAACTCTGAAAAAGGAGCTGATGAGGATCATTTACTTGAGGAGATGACATTTGATCggtgtttctatatatatggaGGTCCAGAACAGTTGGAG GAGTTGGAGGCATTGTCCAACCATTATGCACTGTTATTTAACCGCAGAAAGGCTAAATTGTCATCAGAAGAGAAGTCTGCATATGATGGAAAGCTTAAACTGGTTCAGCAAATTTTTAGTTTAAGCACTGAAATGGATGCTGCAGAgtttgaaaaaggaaagaaaatagagTCTGCAACTGAGGGAAGTAGTGACGAGATGAAAAATTTACATGATTCAAGCGTCAGCAAGGCTGCTGACATGGCTGCAGG GTTCACAAATGCTTTAGCAGGACAAGCTGTGAATGACATAATTCAAAGGACAGCTGGAAGACTTGAAACTCTTCACTCAGAGGGGGTCCAT AGACTCTCTGAAATGTGCTGTTCGGCAGTGTCTCAACTTCTGATGCTTGGTAAATCTGTCATATCCAATGCTAACAAAGTTCAGCAAGAAGATGCTGACGGGGATATTGTGGACATTGACTGGCCTGAAGATTCTGTTGAAAAAGCTAAGGTGATGCGCACCAAGGCACGGTCAATGGCAGGATATGTGGAAGCAGTTTCCAACAGCTTTATCACAG GCATCTCTGATGTAGCAGAAGCTTATGCAGCAGCCATAAACGGTGCTACTGCAGATTCCCATGAAAACTTCCAACAATCATCAATTCAGGACAAAGTCAATGCCTTCTCTGAACTTCTCCGCACTGACCGGACCACTGCAGTGAGCAAAATCCAGGATGGGCTCCAGTACTTGTCATATGTAGTCATTTCCACATCTATGCCTGCTGCTTGA
- the LOC7456413 gene encoding protein DMR6-LIKE OXYGENASE 2 isoform X2, with protein MGDLDLSFIQDLENRPNVKVIEPEEVPVIDFFTSSHGDTKEIVSEIGNACRKWGFFQVINHGVPLELSKRMVKMAKEFFDQPIEEKKKVKRDEGNSMGYHDREHTKNVRDWKEVFDFSLEDPRLVPAMDNLDDQELRTISNRWPQYPTEFRKACQEYSREVEKLGYRLLKLVSLSLGLPANRLNGYFIDQTSLCRINHYPPCPNPSLALGVGRHKDFSALTVLAQDDVGGLEIRRKSDGEWIPVWSNDTYESVEHRVVVNTEKERFSIPVLLLPAHHVNIEPLEELLNEQNPAKYQRYNWGKFYASRIRGDYKKRDVENIQIHHLKK; from the exons ATGGGAGATTTAGATTTGTCCTTCATTCAAGATCTTGAAAACAGGCCTAATGTCAAAGTCATAGAACCTGAGGAAGTCCCGGTAATCGATTTCTTCACTTCAAGCCACGGAGACACCAAAGAAATTGTCTCAGAGATAGGAAATGCATGCAGGAAGTGGGGATTCTTTCAAGTAATTAACCATGGTGTACCTCTAGAGTTATCTAAAAGAATGGTGAAGATGGCGAAAGAGTTCTTTGATCAACCAatcgaggaaaaaaagaaggtgaAGCGAGACGAAGGGAATTCTATGGGGTATCATGATAGGGAGCACACTAAGAATGTTAGGGACTGGAAGGAAGTGTTTGATTTCTCACTGGAAGATCCTAGACTTGTCCCAGCCATGGATAACCTAGATGATCAGGAATTGAGGACCATAAGTAATCGTTGGCCTCAGTACCCTACTGAATTTAG GAAAGCATGTCAGGAGTATTCTCGAGAAGTGGAGAAGCTTGGTTATAGGCTGTTGAAACTTGTTTCTTTGAGCTTAGGCTTGCCTGCTAACAGGCTAAATGGCTACTTCATTGACCAAACCAGCCTCTGTAGGATAAATCACTATCCTCCTTGCCCTAACCCCAGCCTAGCTCTTGGGGTTGGTCGACACAAAGATTTCAGTGCCTTAACTGTCCTTGCTCAGGATGATGTTGGAGGATTGGAAATAAGACGAAAATCAGACGGTGAATGGATACCA GTTTGGAGTAACGACACCTATGAGAGTGTGGAGCACAGGGTGGTAGTGAACACTGAGAAGGAAAGGTTCTCAATTCCAGTACTACTCTTACCTGCTCACCATGTCAACATCGAGCCACTGGAAGAGCTACTTAATGAGCAGAACCCTGCCAAATACCAACGATATAATTGGGGGAAGTTCTATGCTAGCAGAATCCGCGGTGATTACAAGAAACGGGATGTAGAAAATAtccaaattcatcatttgaaaaaGTAA
- the LOC127905755 gene encoding protein DMR6-LIKE OXYGENASE 1-like isoform X1 — protein MGEIDPEFIQETEYRPKFKTIEADEEIPVIDLSVSTPSDTKEVVSKIGEACKKWGFFQVINHGVPLELRQKIEKVAKEFFDQPMEEKRKVKRDEVNPMGYHDSEHTKNIRDWKEVFDFLVVDPTLIPASDDPDDKELRAMTNQWPHKPSEFRELCQEYTRQVEKLAFKLLELISLSLGLPADRLNGYFKDQISFARFNHYPPCPAPHLALGVGRHKDGGALTVLSQDDVGGLQIGRRSDGEWIPVKPIPDAFIINIGNCMQVWSNDLYWSAEHRVVVNSQRERFSIPFFFFPSQYVDIKPLDELINEQNLAKYKEFNWGKFFASRNRSDYKKREVENIQIDHFKVPE, from the exons ATGGGAGAAATCGATCCAGAATTCATTCAAGAAACAGAATACAGGcctaaattcaaaacaatagaAGCTGATGAAGAAATCCCAGTTATTGATCTCTCTGTTTCCACTCCTAGTGACACAAAAGAAGTTGTGTCAAAGATTGGAGAAGCGTGCAAGAAGTGGGGATTTTTTCAAGTGATCAATCATGGGGTACCGTTGGAACTAAGGCAAAAGATAGAGAAGGTAGCAAAAGAATTCTTTGATCAACCGATGGAGGAAAAACGGAAGGTGAAGAGAGATGAGGTGAATCCTATGGGGTATCATGATAGTGAGCACACCAAAAATATTAGGGACTGGAAGGAGGTTTTTGACTTCTTGGTGGTAGATCCAACTTTAATTCCTGCCTCTGATGATCCTGATGATAAAGAGCTAAGGGCTATGACTAATCAATGGCCACACAAACCTTCTGAATTCAg GGAGCTGTGCCAAGAATATACAAGACAGGTGGAAAAACTAGCTTTCAAGTTGCTGGAGCTTATCTCTTTGAGCTTAGGGTTGCCTGCTGATAGGTTAAATGGTTACTTCAAAGACCAAATCAGCTTTGCTAGGTTCAACCATTACCCTCCTTGTCCTGCACCCCACCTAGCTCTTGGTGTAGGTAGGCACAAGGATGGAGGTGCCTTGACGGTCTTATCCCAAGATGATGTTGGAGGGCTGCAAATAGGCCGCAGATCAGATGGAGAATGGATCCCTGTTAAACCAATTCCAGATGCCTTTATCATCAATATTGGTAATTGTATGCAG GTTTGGAGCAATGACTTGTACTGGAGTGCAGAGCATAGAGTGGTGGTGAATTCTCAAAGGGAAAGGTTCTCgataccatttttctttttcccatcccaatatgttgatattaagcCACTGGATGAGCTAATTAATGAGCAAAACCTTGCAAAGTACAAGGAATTCAACTGGGGAAAATTCTTTGCCAGTAGAAACCGCAGTGATTATAAAAAACGTGAAGTGGAAAA